Proteins encoded within one genomic window of Kibdelosporangium phytohabitans:
- a CDS encoding Nramp family divalent metal transporter produces MSLASAIKPRITRFRAGAALLGPAFVAAIAYVDPGNVATNTAAGATFGYLLVWVVVVANIMAGLVQYLSAKLGLVTGLSLPEAVRDRLSRPTRLAYWAQAEVVAMATDLAEVLGGAIALNLLFDLPLLVGGLITGVVSTALLVVQDRAGQRPFERVITGLLLIIAIGFAAGLFVSPPSGSGVVGGLLPQFAGSESVLLAAGMLGATVMPHAVYLHSALARDRHGLQTGPQLGRLLNATRYDVGVAMVFAGAVNLAMLLLAASALSGIDGVDTLSGVHNAIGQHLGHGIALLFAVGLLASGLASTSVGCYAGAVVMGGLLRKRIPLLVRRLLTLLPAVVLLAFDVDPSWALVISQVVLSFGIPFALIPLVRLTSARGLMGKNVNHRVTTVLAWVIAALVIALNLALIYLTVTGS; encoded by the coding sequence TTGTCACTCGCCAGTGCCATCAAACCCAGGATCACCCGCTTCCGGGCCGGAGCCGCGCTCCTGGGGCCCGCGTTCGTCGCGGCCATCGCCTACGTGGACCCCGGCAACGTCGCCACCAACACGGCGGCCGGGGCCACCTTCGGCTACCTGCTGGTGTGGGTCGTGGTCGTGGCGAACATCATGGCCGGGCTAGTGCAGTACCTGTCCGCCAAACTCGGCCTGGTCACCGGGCTGTCGCTGCCCGAGGCGGTCCGTGACCGGCTGTCGCGGCCGACCCGGCTGGCCTACTGGGCGCAGGCCGAGGTGGTGGCGATGGCGACCGACCTGGCCGAGGTGCTCGGCGGCGCGATCGCGTTGAACCTGCTGTTCGACCTGCCGCTGCTGGTCGGCGGCCTGATCACCGGTGTGGTGTCGACCGCGTTGCTGGTGGTGCAGGACCGCGCCGGGCAACGACCGTTCGAACGGGTCATCACCGGCCTGCTGCTGATCATCGCGATCGGTTTCGCCGCTGGGCTTTTCGTCTCACCGCCGTCCGGATCCGGCGTGGTAGGCGGCCTGCTGCCGCAGTTCGCGGGTTCGGAGAGCGTCCTGCTGGCCGCGGGAATGCTGGGTGCGACAGTGATGCCGCACGCGGTGTACCTGCACTCGGCGCTGGCGCGTGACCGGCACGGCCTGCAGACCGGGCCTCAGCTGGGGCGCCTGCTCAACGCGACCCGTTACGACGTCGGTGTAGCGATGGTCTTCGCCGGGGCCGTGAACCTGGCGATGTTGCTGCTGGCGGCCAGTGCGCTGTCCGGAATCGACGGTGTGGACACGCTTTCCGGCGTGCACAACGCCATCGGGCAGCACCTCGGCCACGGCATCGCGTTGCTGTTCGCCGTGGGGCTGCTGGCTTCCGGTCTGGCGTCGACGTCGGTCGGCTGCTACGCCGGTGCCGTGGTGATGGGCGGGCTGCTGCGCAAGCGGATCCCGTTGCTGGTCAGGCGTCTGCTCACGCTGCTGCCCGCGGTCGTGCTGCTGGCCTTCGACGTGGACCCGTCGTGGGCGCTGGTGATCTCGCAGGTGGTGCTGTCGTTCGGCATCCCGTTCGCGTTGATCCCGCTGGTGCGGCTGACTTCCGCGCGCGGGCTGATGGGCAAGAACGTCAACCACCGGGTCACGACCGTGCTGGCGTGGGTGATCGCCGCGCTGGTGATCGCGTTGAACCTGGCGTTGATCTACCTGACCGTCACGGGTAGCTGA
- a CDS encoding TOBE domain-containing protein — protein MPRFRFAEAAKLLGVSDDTIRRWVDAGELSSSLDASGRKVVDGAELAEFARAHANEVPDPSGIGRSARNRFVGLVTSVVVDKVMAQVEMQCGPHRVVSLMSAEAVRELGLEPGSLAVAVVKATTVMVETP, from the coding sequence ATGCCCAGATTCAGGTTCGCCGAGGCCGCCAAGCTGCTCGGCGTGAGCGACGACACCATCCGGCGCTGGGTCGACGCGGGTGAGCTCTCGTCGAGCCTCGACGCCTCTGGCCGGAAAGTCGTGGACGGTGCGGAACTGGCCGAGTTCGCCAGGGCGCACGCGAACGAGGTGCCCGATCCGTCCGGAATCGGCCGATCGGCCCGCAACCGCTTCGTCGGCCTCGTCACGTCCGTCGTCGTCGACAAAGTGATGGCACAGGTGGAAATGCAGTGCGGGCCACATCGAGTCGTGTCGCTGATGTCCGCCGAGGCCGTGCGGGAACTCGGTCTTGAACCGGGCTCGCTGGCGGTCGCTGTGGTGAAGGCGACCACCGTGATGGTGGAAACCCCTTAG
- a CDS encoding helix-turn-helix domain-containing protein: MAGARRGVLDGAFVLLEELARAGEAGPSGLAEAARLPKATAHRLLGQLAGVGAVESRSGRYRIGPRMFHVGEGWRPAAALRAAALPPLRQLAASIGGASVNVSVVDAGQMLIVAAVRGDADDVVELRPGFRLSGQEFSCVSAVSSAPVVHAATGGVVACVNARVLGPGQLAGIEPLVRRAANIVSARLATTNPALFAW, encoded by the coding sequence ATGGCTGGAGCAAGGCGCGGTGTGCTGGACGGTGCGTTCGTGTTGTTGGAGGAGCTGGCCAGGGCCGGTGAGGCCGGGCCGAGCGGGCTCGCCGAGGCCGCCCGGCTGCCCAAGGCCACCGCGCACCGGCTGCTGGGCCAGCTGGCCGGGGTCGGCGCGGTGGAGTCGCGATCGGGCCGGTACCGGATCGGGCCGCGGATGTTCCACGTCGGCGAGGGCTGGCGGCCAGCGGCTGCCCTGCGCGCGGCGGCACTCCCGCCGCTGCGCCAGCTCGCCGCGAGCATCGGCGGCGCCAGCGTGAACGTGAGCGTGGTGGACGCGGGGCAGATGCTGATCGTCGCCGCCGTCCGCGGCGACGCCGACGACGTGGTGGAGCTGCGGCCGGGATTCCGGCTTTCCGGACAGGAATTCTCCTGCGTGTCAGCGGTTTCCAGTGCACCGGTCGTGCACGCGGCAACGGGCGGGGTCGTCGCGTGCGTGAACGCGCGGGTGCTCGGACCCGGCCAACTGGCGGGGATCGAACCGCTGGTCCGGCGTGCCGCGAACATCGTCAGCGCCCGCCTGGCCACCACGAACCCGGCGCTGTTCGCGTGGTGA
- a CDS encoding Gfo/Idh/MocA family protein, whose product MTKWGVVATGRIADVVTSDMALVPDAEVLAVSSRSTPKAEEFAGKHGIPRFYGDYHDMLADPDIEVVYVATPHSSHYVVARNALLAGKAVLCEKPITVGLKDAEKLVELARRQNLFLMEAMWTRFNPLVRLIRELVADGVIGAVRSVHADFGAPFEHDPAHRLWDPAAGGGSLLDLGVYPVSFAHMLLGAPKSVATQGTLIDGVDAEAALMLRYPNGAFAQLSSSLVGYYPIAATIVGTAGRIEIPPVFYRPTEFTVVRPGQDDEKHSLELTGHGYQYQIAEVNKRVQAGEIESPHMPLDETLAVMRTLAEALDKLGVSYP is encoded by the coding sequence GTGACCAAGTGGGGAGTTGTGGCCACCGGCCGGATCGCGGACGTCGTCACGTCGGACATGGCGCTGGTGCCCGACGCCGAGGTACTCGCGGTCTCCTCGCGCAGTACCCCGAAAGCCGAGGAGTTCGCCGGGAAACACGGCATACCGCGGTTCTACGGCGACTACCACGACATGCTCGCCGACCCGGACATCGAAGTCGTCTACGTCGCCACCCCGCACAGCAGCCACTACGTCGTGGCTCGCAACGCCTTGCTGGCAGGCAAAGCCGTGCTGTGCGAGAAGCCGATCACCGTGGGCCTCAAGGACGCGGAGAAACTCGTCGAACTGGCCCGCAGGCAGAACCTCTTCCTGATGGAGGCGATGTGGACCCGGTTCAACCCGTTGGTCAGGCTCATCCGGGAACTGGTCGCCGACGGCGTGATCGGCGCGGTCCGCAGCGTCCACGCGGACTTCGGCGCGCCCTTCGAGCACGACCCCGCGCACCGGCTGTGGGACCCGGCCGCCGGTGGCGGATCACTGCTCGACCTTGGCGTCTACCCGGTCTCCTTCGCCCACATGCTCCTCGGTGCGCCGAAAAGCGTTGCCACCCAAGGAACCCTGATCGACGGTGTGGACGCGGAAGCCGCGCTGATGCTGCGCTACCCCAACGGCGCCTTCGCGCAGCTGTCGTCCTCATTGGTCGGCTACTACCCGATCGCGGCGACGATCGTCGGCACGGCAGGGCGGATCGAGATCCCGCCGGTGTTCTACCGGCCGACCGAGTTCACCGTGGTCCGCCCCGGCCAGGACGACGAGAAGCACTCGCTCGAGCTGACCGGGCACGGCTACCAGTACCAGATCGCCGAGGTGAACAAGCGCGTCCAGGCAGGGGAGATCGAGAGCCCGCACATGCCGCTCGACGAAACCCTCGCGGTGATGCGGACGCTCGCCGAAGCGCTCGACAAGCTCGGCGTCAGCTACCCGTGA
- a CDS encoding HAD-IIA family hydrolase translates to MTWNYLMDMDGVLVHEEHLVPRVDEFLAELRANDIRFHVLTNNSIFTPRDLRARLLRTGLDVPETSIWTSALATAQFLDSQRPGGSAFVIGEAGLTTALHEVGYVLTDRDPDYVVLGETRTYSFEAITRAIRLVEEGAKFIATNPDATGPSREGSLPATGSVAALIERATGFSPYYVGKPNPLMMRSALRSLGAHSENTLMIGDRMDTDVRAGLDAGLATILVLTGISTEISADQFPYRPTRVINSIADLVGHTLNPFG, encoded by the coding sequence ATGACCTGGAACTACTTGATGGACATGGACGGTGTACTCGTCCACGAGGAACACCTGGTGCCCCGAGTGGACGAGTTCCTCGCCGAACTGCGTGCCAACGACATCCGGTTCCACGTTCTGACCAACAACTCTATTTTTACGCCAAGAGACCTGCGCGCGCGGCTGCTTCGGACAGGTCTCGACGTTCCGGAGACCTCGATCTGGACGTCGGCACTGGCCACCGCGCAGTTCCTGGACTCGCAGCGACCAGGCGGTTCGGCGTTCGTGATCGGTGAAGCGGGCCTGACGACGGCGTTGCACGAAGTCGGTTACGTGCTGACCGATCGTGACCCGGATTACGTCGTGCTCGGCGAGACGAGGACGTACAGCTTCGAAGCGATCACCCGCGCGATCCGCCTGGTGGAAGAAGGCGCGAAGTTCATCGCGACCAACCCGGACGCCACCGGCCCGAGCCGGGAGGGCTCGCTGCCCGCGACCGGGTCCGTCGCCGCGCTGATCGAACGCGCGACCGGCTTCTCCCCGTACTACGTCGGCAAGCCGAACCCGCTGATGATGCGCTCCGCGCTGCGGTCGCTCGGCGCCCACTCGGAGAACACCCTGATGATCGGCGACCGGATGGACACCGACGTCCGCGCGGGCCTGGACGCCGGGCTGGCCACCATCCTGGTGCTGACCGGGATCTCGACCGAGATCTCCGCCGACCAGTTCCCGTACCGGCCGACCAGGGTGATCAACTCGATCGCCGACCTCGTTGGGCACACCTTGAATCCCTTCGGCTGA
- a CDS encoding metallophosphoesterase family protein has protein sequence MRDERRTYVIGDVHGHRAELAGALRALGLVDEDANWSGGADHLWFLGDFVDRGPDGVGVIDLVMRLCAQAREAGGQVDSLLGNHEILLLGMHKFGDTDVPSDFGPRSFARSWEINGGQASDQEALTAEHLDWLTSRPVLALVGDHLLMHSDTIEYLQWGETVEEINAAVLELLRSDDLAGWWECWRRMTTRYSFRGPQGPEVAEQLMDILGGKQIVHGHSVIADQLGILPAQVEAPYEYAGGKVLGIDGGLFVGGPCLIVPLPYTPED, from the coding sequence GTGCGGGATGAGCGACGGACCTATGTGATCGGGGACGTGCACGGACACCGCGCCGAGCTGGCGGGCGCGTTGCGTGCCCTCGGCCTGGTCGACGAGGACGCGAACTGGTCGGGCGGTGCGGACCACCTGTGGTTCCTCGGCGACTTCGTGGACCGCGGCCCGGACGGCGTCGGCGTGATCGACCTGGTCATGCGCCTCTGCGCCCAGGCCCGGGAGGCGGGCGGGCAGGTCGACAGCCTGCTGGGCAACCACGAGATCCTGCTGCTGGGGATGCACAAGTTCGGTGACACGGACGTGCCGTCCGACTTCGGCCCGCGCAGCTTCGCCCGCAGCTGGGAGATCAACGGCGGGCAGGCCAGCGACCAGGAGGCGCTGACCGCCGAGCACCTGGACTGGCTGACCTCACGGCCGGTGCTCGCACTGGTCGGCGACCACCTGCTGATGCACTCGGACACCATCGAGTACCTGCAGTGGGGCGAGACGGTCGAGGAGATCAACGCCGCCGTGCTCGAGCTGCTGCGGTCCGACGACCTGGCCGGGTGGTGGGAGTGCTGGCGCCGGATGACCACCCGGTACTCGTTCCGCGGGCCGCAGGGCCCCGAGGTGGCCGAGCAGCTGATGGACATCCTCGGCGGCAAGCAGATCGTGCACGGCCACAGCGTGATCGCCGACCAGCTGGGCATCCTCCCCGCGCAGGTGGAGGCGCCCTACGAGTACGCGGGCGGCAAGGTCCTCGGGATCGACGGCGGCCTGTTCGTCGGCGGCCCGTGCCTGATCGTGCCCCTCCCCTACACCCCCGAGGACTAG
- a CDS encoding AMP-binding protein, giving the protein MSVPSYASGTSTVPLLGETIGDNFARTVAAYPDRDALVDRAAGRRWTYRELSEEVDAVALGLLGKGVRKGDRVGIWSPNRAEWTFVQYATAKIGAILVNINPAYRVHELSYVLNQSGIRTLVSASAFKASDYAAMIEQVRPDCPALADVVLLDSPEWTALVDAGRAADPAALAGIRLSPDDPINIQYTSGTTGFPKGATLSHHNILNNGFFVGETCGYTEQDKVCIPVPFYHCFGMVMGNLACTSHGACMVIPAPSFAPAETLAAAAGEKCTSLYGVPTMFIAMLAEADFESYDLSSLRTGIMAGSPCPVEVMKQVIERMGMNEVTICYGMTETSPVSTQTTAQDTLDRRVSTVGRVHPHLEVKVVDPETGLTAPRGTPGEFCTRGYSVMLGYWEQPGKTAEAIDAARWMHTGDLAVMDDEGYLSITGRIKDMVIRGGENVYPREIEEFLYTHPDILDAQVIGVPDERYGEELMAWVRMRDGAEALTAEALKAFCAGKLAHYKVPRYVHVVDEFPMTVTGKIRKVEMRETAREILGL; this is encoded by the coding sequence GTGTCCGTTCCCAGCTACGCCTCGGGTACATCGACTGTGCCTCTGCTCGGGGAGACCATCGGGGACAACTTCGCCCGGACGGTGGCCGCGTACCCGGACCGGGACGCGCTGGTGGACCGGGCGGCGGGCCGCAGGTGGACGTATCGCGAGCTGTCCGAGGAGGTCGACGCGGTCGCGCTCGGCCTGCTCGGGAAGGGTGTGCGCAAGGGGGACCGGGTCGGCATCTGGTCGCCCAACCGTGCGGAGTGGACCTTCGTGCAGTACGCGACCGCGAAGATCGGCGCGATCCTGGTCAACATCAACCCGGCGTACCGGGTGCACGAGCTTTCCTACGTGCTCAACCAGTCCGGCATCCGCACCCTGGTCTCGGCGTCGGCGTTCAAGGCGTCCGACTACGCCGCCATGATCGAGCAGGTCCGGCCGGACTGCCCCGCGCTCGCCGACGTCGTCCTGCTCGACAGTCCTGAGTGGACCGCACTGGTCGACGCCGGCCGCGCGGCCGATCCCGCGGCACTGGCCGGGATCCGGCTGTCACCGGATGATCCCATCAACATCCAGTACACGTCCGGCACGACCGGTTTCCCCAAGGGTGCGACGCTCTCGCACCACAACATCCTCAACAACGGCTTCTTCGTCGGCGAGACCTGCGGGTACACCGAGCAGGACAAGGTGTGCATCCCGGTGCCGTTCTACCACTGTTTCGGAATGGTGATGGGAAACCTGGCGTGCACGTCGCACGGCGCGTGCATGGTCATCCCGGCGCCGTCGTTCGCGCCCGCGGAGACGCTCGCCGCGGCTGCCGGCGAGAAGTGCACGTCCTTGTACGGCGTGCCGACGATGTTCATCGCGATGCTGGCCGAGGCGGACTTCGAGTCGTACGACCTGTCGAGCCTGCGGACCGGGATCATGGCCGGTTCACCGTGCCCGGTCGAGGTGATGAAACAGGTCATCGAGCGGATGGGGATGAACGAGGTCACCATCTGCTACGGCATGACCGAGACGTCACCGGTGTCGACGCAGACCACCGCACAGGACACACTGGACCGTCGCGTGTCCACAGTGGGCAGAGTGCACCCGCACCTCGAAGTCAAGGTGGTCGACCCGGAGACCGGGCTGACCGCGCCGAGGGGCACACCCGGCGAGTTCTGCACCCGCGGCTACTCGGTGATGCTCGGCTACTGGGAGCAACCGGGCAAGACCGCGGAGGCCATCGACGCGGCGCGCTGGATGCACACCGGTGACCTCGCGGTCATGGACGACGAGGGCTACCTGAGCATCACCGGCCGGATCAAGGACATGGTCATCCGCGGCGGCGAGAACGTGTACCCGCGGGAGATCGAGGAATTCCTCTACACGCACCCGGACATCCTCGACGCGCAGGTCATCGGCGTGCCCGACGAGCGCTACGGCGAAGAGCTGATGGCGTGGGTCAGGATGCGGGACGGCGCGGAGGCGTTGACAGCGGAGGCGTTGAAGGCGTTCTGCGCCGGGAAACTGGCGCACTACAAGGTGCCGCGGTACGTCCACGTGGTCGACGAGTTCCCGATGACGGTCACCGGCAAGATCCGCAAGGTCGAGATGCGCGAGACGGCGAGGGAGATCCTCGGGCTGTGA
- a CDS encoding DUF1444 family protein, whose amino-acid sequence MGFLGRIKRGFGRGRTPEEQFTDDFVATINRLPGIAKITRTDGFGIDVRRVGEPGAHSIFLGNLFAEVSHLSPAERKEAVHQFVAAMFSQPDEPESWEAAAPRLRPVLRTASYAQAGQVGGITVASRPSMRHLVEMIVIDHEHRMSLVNSDSLEEWGVTFDEAYQRGAQNLMVEGTHLARLDNGVLAVASEDTYESSRLVVPGWLAGLGDEVGIQPVAVVPSRDMMLIADERDDAAVQWMLDEALKIFADHPRWLSPVPYKADEDGDIVAWKPQRGQPAYAAVRLAERTLETYEYREQRTRMEKLFRQAGEDLEVTAYEVGTGPDGIARSCTTWPKGHDALLPYADDILFPADSEPFRVSWSAAAEVLTGEWEEALTTPPRRRTLRWPDEQVLARLRSQSSGV is encoded by the coding sequence ATGGGTTTCCTGGGGCGTATCAAGCGGGGGTTCGGACGGGGGCGCACACCCGAGGAGCAGTTCACCGACGATTTCGTGGCGACCATCAACCGGCTGCCGGGCATCGCGAAGATCACCAGGACGGACGGGTTCGGCATCGACGTGCGCAGGGTGGGGGAACCCGGCGCGCACTCGATCTTCCTCGGCAACCTGTTCGCCGAAGTCAGCCACCTCTCGCCGGCCGAACGCAAGGAAGCGGTGCACCAGTTCGTCGCCGCCATGTTCTCGCAACCGGACGAGCCGGAGAGCTGGGAAGCGGCCGCGCCGCGGCTGCGGCCGGTCCTGCGCACCGCCTCGTACGCGCAGGCGGGCCAGGTCGGCGGGATCACCGTGGCCAGCCGCCCGTCCATGCGGCACCTCGTCGAGATGATCGTGATCGACCACGAACACCGGATGAGCCTGGTCAACTCCGACAGCCTCGAGGAGTGGGGCGTCACGTTCGACGAGGCGTACCAGCGCGGCGCGCAGAACCTGATGGTCGAGGGAACGCATCTGGCCCGGTTGGACAACGGCGTGCTCGCGGTGGCCAGCGAGGACACCTACGAGTCGTCCCGGCTCGTGGTGCCGGGCTGGCTGGCCGGACTCGGTGACGAGGTCGGGATCCAGCCGGTGGCCGTGGTGCCGTCACGGGACATGATGCTGATCGCCGACGAACGCGACGACGCCGCCGTGCAGTGGATGCTCGACGAGGCGCTGAAGATCTTCGCCGACCACCCCCGATGGCTCTCGCCCGTGCCGTACAAGGCGGACGAGGACGGTGACATCGTCGCCTGGAAGCCGCAGCGCGGGCAGCCCGCGTACGCCGCGGTCCGCCTGGCGGAACGGACACTGGAGACGTACGAGTACCGCGAGCAGCGCACCCGGATGGAGAAGCTGTTCCGGCAGGCGGGCGAAGACCTCGAGGTCACCGCGTACGAGGTCGGGACGGGCCCGGACGGGATCGCGCGCAGCTGCACCACGTGGCCGAAGGGGCACGACGCGCTGCTGCCGTACGCCGACGACATCCTCTTCCCGGCCGACAGCGAGCCGTTCCGGGTGTCGTGGTCGGCGGCGGCCGAGGTCCTCACCGGCGAGTGGGAGGAAGCGCTGACCACCCCGCCCCGGCGCCGGACACTCCGGTGGCCGGACGAGCAGGTGCTGGCTCGCCTGCGTTCCCAGTCCTCCGGCGTGTAG
- a CDS encoding R2-like ligand-binding oxidase, which translates to MTQTQAELRTGFASLRKGGLNWDSFPLRLFVKGNARFWNPADIDFSRDRADWESLTDEERRSATYLCAQFIAGEEAVTEDIQPFMKAMAAEGRISDEMYLTQFCFEEAKHTEVFRRWMDAVGLTDDLHPFVAENPYYRKLFYEELPGSLAVLEHDPSPRNQIRASVTYNHVIEGTLALTGYYAWQKICTSRGILPGMQELVRRIGDDERRHMAWGTFTCRRHVAADDSLFDAVTERMGELLPIALNMIEWVGNQFEEPRPFETDPQEYVVYAGDRAQRRLGAISSARGTPVARIDLDYSPEVLEDQFGEEDAKVFAEVSGSSKTATANGLQ; encoded by the coding sequence ATGACGCAGACCCAAGCCGAACTCCGCACCGGATTCGCGTCGTTGCGCAAGGGCGGGCTGAACTGGGACTCGTTCCCGCTCAGGCTGTTCGTCAAGGGCAACGCCAGGTTCTGGAACCCGGCGGACATCGACTTCAGCCGCGACCGCGCCGACTGGGAGTCCCTCACCGACGAGGAACGCCGATCGGCCACGTACCTCTGTGCCCAGTTCATCGCGGGTGAGGAGGCGGTGACCGAGGACATCCAGCCGTTCATGAAGGCGATGGCCGCGGAGGGCCGGATCTCCGACGAGATGTACCTCACGCAGTTCTGCTTCGAGGAGGCCAAGCACACGGAAGTGTTCCGGCGGTGGATGGACGCGGTCGGCCTGACCGACGACCTGCACCCGTTCGTCGCGGAAAACCCCTACTACCGCAAGCTTTTCTACGAGGAGCTGCCGGGATCGCTCGCCGTGCTCGAACACGATCCGAGTCCGCGCAACCAGATCCGCGCATCGGTGACGTACAACCACGTGATCGAGGGCACCTTGGCGCTCACCGGGTACTACGCGTGGCAGAAGATCTGCACCAGCCGCGGCATCCTGCCGGGCATGCAGGAACTGGTCCGCCGGATCGGTGACGACGAGCGCAGGCACATGGCGTGGGGCACGTTCACCTGCCGCAGGCACGTGGCCGCGGACGACTCCCTGTTCGACGCGGTCACCGAGCGGATGGGTGAGCTGCTGCCGATCGCGCTGAACATGATCGAGTGGGTCGGCAACCAGTTCGAGGAGCCGCGCCCGTTCGAGACCGACCCGCAGGAGTACGTCGTTTACGCTGGTGACCGCGCCCAGCGCCGCCTCGGAGCCATCTCGTCGGCCCGCGGCACGCCGGTCGCCCGGATCGACCTGGACTACTCACCCGAGGTGCTGGAGGACCAGTTCGGCGAAGAGGACGCGAAGGTCTTCGCAGAGGTGAGCGGCTCCAGCAAAACCGCTACTGCAAACGGTTTGCAGTAA
- a CDS encoding RICIN domain-containing protein, with amino-acid sequence MRLRSVLAVLALALGLVTAAGGTASAVVFFQIRAQHSDKCIEVDGGVGAVQDGARVVQRTCGDNKQSNQLWKLIDAGNGVYRVSALHSGKCLDVSGAGTGDGVPIQQWACLGDNQTNQRWRIEWAVDGGYYRFFPVHVYSRKCLDIAGSSTADGTPVLQWECIGYQQANQKYRLISS; translated from the coding sequence ATGAGACTCAGATCGGTACTCGCTGTCCTGGCACTGGCGCTCGGACTGGTCACCGCTGCCGGTGGCACGGCGTCTGCGGTGGTTTTCTTCCAGATCCGCGCCCAGCACAGCGACAAGTGCATCGAGGTCGATGGCGGGGTCGGTGCCGTGCAGGACGGCGCCCGTGTGGTGCAACGGACCTGCGGCGACAACAAGCAGTCCAACCAGTTGTGGAAACTCATCGACGCGGGCAACGGCGTCTACCGCGTTTCGGCCCTGCACAGCGGCAAATGCCTCGACGTCTCAGGCGCCGGGACAGGCGACGGTGTGCCGATCCAGCAGTGGGCCTGCCTTGGGGACAACCAGACCAACCAGCGGTGGCGCATCGAATGGGCGGTGGACGGCGGCTACTACCGGTTCTTCCCGGTGCACGTGTACAGCCGCAAATGTCTCGACATCGCAGGCAGTTCGACGGCCGACGGCACGCCCGTGCTCCAGTGGGAGTGCATCGGCTACCAGCAGGCCAACCAGAAGTACCGGCTGATCAGCTCGTGA
- a CDS encoding MarR family winged helix-turn-helix transcriptional regulator gives MSTSAERGTYPVPPDELARFANMAREMSGLTVLFHSRIAEQMGVSATDYKCLDIAMRVDEPLTAGQIAKMSGLSTGAVTGVIDRLEKHGFVRRVRDPHDRRKVLVEVTKMDETKYAHMFMGAMESMHNVLSRFTPEEREVVERFQRVSIEGFREEAFAGLDNG, from the coding sequence ATGTCAACCTCGGCTGAGCGCGGCACGTATCCGGTGCCCCCGGACGAGTTGGCGCGGTTCGCCAACATGGCCCGCGAGATGAGCGGCCTCACCGTGCTGTTCCACTCCCGGATCGCCGAACAGATGGGCGTCTCGGCCACCGACTACAAGTGTCTGGACATCGCGATGCGCGTGGACGAGCCGCTCACCGCCGGGCAGATCGCCAAGATGTCCGGGCTGTCGACGGGCGCGGTGACCGGCGTGATCGACCGGCTGGAGAAGCACGGGTTCGTGCGGCGCGTGCGTGACCCGCACGACCGGCGCAAGGTGCTCGTCGAGGTCACCAAGATGGACGAGACCAAGTACGCGCACATGTTCATGGGCGCCATGGAGAGCATGCACAACGTGCTGTCCCGGTTCACCCCGGAGGAACGCGAGGTCGTCGAACGGTTCCAGCGCGTGTCCATCGAAGGGTTCCGCGAGGAGGCGTTCGCCGGGCTGGACAATGGCTGA
- a CDS encoding TetR family transcriptional regulator encodes MTEITPFSERVRLSLRETLLDAAAELLAEHGFAGLRMVDVAASAGVSRQTVYNEFGNKSALVDAVALRTVSEFLDGGEELWRTTTTVADGLHALVEYIVRHGRENRLVAAVLGGARAEDLLPLLTTRAGPVLRPAIDHAGRNLAQRVPTLPPHHTALLAETIVRLAVSHMMLPGGTPAEAADAVCAVVLPAIEAYS; translated from the coding sequence ATGACCGAGATCACACCGTTCTCGGAAAGAGTACGCCTGTCCCTGCGCGAAACATTGCTGGACGCGGCAGCGGAACTGCTGGCCGAGCACGGTTTCGCGGGCCTGCGGATGGTCGACGTCGCCGCCAGCGCCGGCGTCAGCAGGCAGACCGTCTACAACGAGTTCGGCAACAAGTCCGCGTTGGTCGACGCGGTCGCATTGCGGACGGTCTCGGAGTTCCTCGACGGCGGCGAGGAACTGTGGCGCACGACGACCACTGTGGCCGACGGCCTGCACGCGCTGGTCGAGTACATCGTCCGGCACGGCAGGGAAAACCGCCTGGTCGCCGCTGTTCTCGGCGGCGCGCGGGCCGAGGACCTGCTGCCGTTGCTCACCACCAGGGCCGGGCCGGTGCTCCGCCCGGCGATCGACCACGCGGGCCGCAACCTGGCCCAACGGGTCCCGACGCTGCCACCGCACCACACCGCGCTGCTCGCCGAGACCATCGTGCGGCTGGCGGTCAGCCACATGATGCTGCCCGGCGGCACGCCCGCCGAAGCGGCGGACGCCGTGTGCGCGGTGGTGCTGCCCGCGATCGAGGCCTACTCCTGA